One region of Exiguobacterium acetylicum genomic DNA includes:
- a CDS encoding BglG family transcription antiterminator, giving the protein MTEFTPREHDILFFLLSREEPVQIQEIAETLETSERTIQRERDRLAQSLEDHDLRLTYVRGRGLLIEGTDEAKHALRDQLLLSHKQLPNAEDRQVELAYRLLQEEGMVKLQAIAHAMYVAPSTVSQDLERIDEWFLQYDLEIKRKKGIGAEVIGEEINKRRLLISLIFTQWDVLAFYRLLQGDAGQLPHLLRMNRTSWLEMINQAYAVIAPLTKEGRLNDRQIMRATLSLALQALRKEQFPMRYELKAYPVEILKWVERVEERLPDTLSIAERQWLSEELRAFFQSDAGDTEELVTRLRVKRLIEHVSLLYGTNFTKDHALERGLVSHIQSYTRQNSVNPSYVIKQIEREYPRLFDAVKQAALSIFTDATFEDVDLAFWVMHFGAVLSKPTPKLPYRVLVVCSAGLGSSKLLMNRLRQEFAELEHIDNSSLFGIERLPIDSYDFVLSTVPLPDIRPPHLLVNPLLPQDEVERIRKLILALPKSFQPAPRKTKTEWLDLEQLHRLVASSIQVSDGFRMERLERVGDGIESLLFEISTRMVEQGLAKSAISLSGQLLRRHEMSGLGIPGTRLALFHGRDATIQRGGFLIFELPEPIDLLGMDQQLQSVERLLVLVAPEETSNELLELLSSISAAIIESPEQMDQFEFGEEQTIRLLLNRTFRTVIDQFLGHT; this is encoded by the coding sequence ATGACTGAATTTACACCACGGGAACATGATATCTTATTTTTCCTCTTATCACGCGAGGAACCTGTTCAAATACAAGAGATTGCGGAAACGCTCGAGACATCGGAACGAACGATTCAACGTGAACGCGATCGTCTTGCCCAGTCTTTAGAAGATCATGATTTGCGTTTGACATATGTTCGCGGCAGAGGTCTCTTAATTGAGGGAACGGACGAAGCCAAACATGCATTACGGGACCAACTCTTGTTGTCACATAAACAATTACCGAACGCTGAAGATCGCCAAGTCGAGTTAGCGTATCGGCTACTACAAGAAGAAGGGATGGTCAAATTACAGGCAATCGCCCATGCGATGTATGTGGCTCCGAGCACGGTTAGCCAGGATTTAGAGCGGATTGATGAGTGGTTTCTACAATATGACCTTGAAATCAAGCGCAAAAAAGGGATTGGTGCCGAAGTCATCGGCGAAGAAATCAACAAACGCCGTTTACTGATTTCATTGATCTTTACGCAATGGGATGTTCTCGCTTTCTATCGGTTGTTACAAGGCGACGCTGGGCAATTACCTCATCTGTTACGCATGAATCGAACATCCTGGCTTGAGATGATCAATCAAGCGTACGCGGTCATAGCGCCATTGACGAAAGAAGGGCGTCTCAATGACCGACAAATCATGCGTGCGACACTCAGCTTAGCTTTACAAGCGTTACGCAAAGAGCAGTTTCCGATGCGTTACGAGTTAAAAGCGTATCCGGTCGAAATCCTCAAATGGGTGGAACGCGTCGAAGAGCGATTACCTGACACGTTGTCGATTGCCGAACGCCAATGGTTATCAGAAGAATTGCGTGCTTTCTTTCAATCGGACGCAGGAGATACGGAAGAACTCGTCACGCGCCTTCGTGTAAAACGATTGATTGAGCATGTCTCCTTACTATATGGAACGAACTTTACGAAGGATCATGCGCTAGAACGCGGACTCGTCTCGCATATTCAATCGTACACCCGTCAAAATAGCGTCAATCCGTCCTATGTCATCAAACAAATTGAACGGGAATATCCGCGCTTGTTTGATGCGGTCAAACAAGCAGCACTGTCGATCTTCACCGATGCGACATTTGAAGACGTAGATTTAGCATTTTGGGTCATGCATTTCGGTGCCGTTCTCAGCAAACCGACACCAAAACTCCCGTATCGTGTTCTAGTCGTCTGCTCTGCTGGACTCGGTTCCTCGAAGTTGTTGATGAACCGGTTACGGCAAGAATTCGCTGAACTCGAGCACATCGATAACTCGTCCCTGTTTGGCATCGAACGGTTACCAATCGACTCGTACGACTTCGTTTTGTCGACTGTGCCGTTGCCTGACATTCGCCCACCACATCTTCTCGTCAACCCGTTGCTTCCTCAGGATGAGGTCGAACGGATTCGGAAATTAATTCTCGCATTGCCTAAATCCTTTCAACCGGCACCGCGAAAGACGAAAACGGAATGGCTCGATCTTGAGCAATTGCATCGGCTCGTTGCATCGTCCATTCAAGTATCGGACGGATTCCGAATGGAACGGTTAGAGCGGGTGGGAGATGGGATTGAATCGCTCTTGTTTGAGATCAGTACACGTATGGTTGAGCAAGGATTAGCGAAATCAGCTATTTCGCTCTCTGGACAATTGTTACGTCGTCATGAGATGTCAGGTCTCGGTATTCCCGGAACGCGGCTTGCGCTATTTCACGGACGCGATGCGACGATTCAACGAGGGGGATTTCTTATCTTTGAATTACCTGAACCGATCGACTTACTCGGGATGGATCAACAGTTACAATCCGTCGAACGGCTCCTTGTCTTGGTCGCACCGGAAGAGACCTCGAATGAACTACTTGAATTACTCAGTTCGATCAGTGCTGCGATCATCGAGAGTCCCGAACAAATGGATCAATTCGAGTTCGGGGAGGAACAGACGATACGTCTGCTTTTGAATCGAACGTTTCGAACGGTCATTGATCAATTCCTAGGTCACACTTGA
- a CDS encoding glutamate synthase subunit beta gives MKRRDQFMTVARSGGTERHPSERVGDFKEYKTALTEAEASQQASRCMDCGTPFCHVGEVFDQVKIGCPVYNLIPEWNLLVEEGRFQEALDRLLETNNFPEFTGRVCPAPCEGSCTLSIHEPAVAIKDIERTIIDIGFEKGWVVPRIPAIRSTRSIAIVGSGPAGLAAADQLNQVGHQVTVYEREDRIGGLLTYGIPAMKLDKEVVQRRVDLLEAEGIHFRTNVTIGADITLETLEAEYDAVILCVGATEPRKLMDAPTRGVGYAMDYLTGVTRHVLSQEPLSADHDAKDKDILVIGGGDTGADCVATALRQRCRSVVQFGKHEQPGTTRAAGNMWPDTPSLYSIDYGYAEALQQFGRDPREYLIAIKRFTTSESGQVTGVWTIQTTKTKNESGAVIFEEIEGSDRYFPVDQVWIAIGFSGVEENVLEHLAVASERGKIKTTRYATNRPGVFAAGDARRGQSLIVWAIREGREVAEAVGQYLKAMQQTG, from the coding sequence ATGAAACGACGCGATCAATTCATGACAGTTGCTCGTTCGGGTGGGACGGAACGACATCCAAGCGAACGAGTGGGAGATTTTAAGGAATATAAGACGGCTTTGACGGAAGCAGAAGCGAGTCAACAAGCTAGTCGATGTATGGATTGTGGCACTCCGTTTTGCCATGTGGGGGAAGTATTTGATCAAGTGAAAATTGGTTGTCCAGTCTATAACTTGATTCCAGAATGGAACTTGCTCGTAGAAGAAGGACGTTTTCAAGAGGCACTCGATCGATTGCTTGAGACGAACAATTTCCCAGAATTCACGGGTCGCGTCTGCCCGGCGCCATGTGAAGGATCGTGTACGTTGTCGATTCATGAACCTGCGGTCGCGATCAAAGATATCGAACGGACGATCATCGACATCGGCTTTGAAAAAGGATGGGTCGTGCCCCGTATTCCAGCAATACGATCGACACGTTCGATTGCCATCGTTGGATCTGGTCCTGCTGGTCTTGCGGCTGCCGATCAGCTGAATCAAGTCGGTCACCAAGTGACGGTCTACGAGCGGGAAGATCGGATTGGCGGTTTACTCACGTACGGTATACCAGCCATGAAACTCGATAAAGAGGTCGTACAGCGCCGTGTTGATTTGCTGGAAGCAGAAGGGATCCACTTCCGGACGAACGTCACAATCGGCGCAGATATCACTCTCGAGACACTTGAAGCGGAGTATGACGCCGTCATCTTATGTGTCGGCGCGACGGAACCACGCAAATTGATGGACGCGCCAACGCGTGGAGTTGGTTATGCGATGGATTATTTGACAGGGGTGACACGTCACGTGCTCTCGCAAGAACCGTTGTCTGCTGATCATGACGCAAAAGATAAAGATATTCTCGTCATCGGTGGAGGCGATACCGGAGCAGACTGTGTGGCAACAGCACTCCGTCAACGTTGTCGTTCCGTCGTCCAATTCGGTAAACATGAACAACCGGGAACGACGCGTGCAGCAGGAAACATGTGGCCCGATACACCGTCACTCTACTCCATCGATTATGGGTACGCAGAAGCATTGCAACAATTCGGTCGGGATCCTCGTGAATATTTGATCGCGATCAAGCGATTCACGACAAGTGAATCCGGGCAAGTCACTGGTGTCTGGACGATTCAGACGACGAAAACAAAAAATGAATCGGGAGCAGTGATCTTCGAGGAGATCGAAGGGAGCGATCGTTACTTCCCGGTCGATCAAGTCTGGATCGCCATCGGATTCAGTGGTGTCGAAGAGAATGTACTCGAACATTTAGCAGTCGCCTCGGAACGCGGGAAAATCAAGACGACACGTTACGCGACGAACCGACCAGGCGTATTTGCCGCAGGTGACGCAAGACGTGGTCAATCATTGATCGTCTGGGCGATTCGCGAAGGTCGTGAAGTAGCAGAAGCCGTTGGACAATATTTAAAAGCAATGCAACAAACCGGCTAA